A stretch of Amycolatopsis balhimycina FH 1894 DNA encodes these proteins:
- a CDS encoding Hsp70 family protein, with product MSYPLGIDVGTTYTAAALWHDGRAQTVPLGDRANAVPSVLFLREDGAVLVGEAAARRGVLEPDRMAREFKRRMGDDVPVLVGGRRFPVHELTGRVLRTVVERVSEQRGGPPGHVVLTHPAEWGDYRKRRLAEASRAAGLTDVGLLPEPVAAATWYAAQERVEPGALIAIYDFGGGTFDASVVRKTADSVQIHGEPGGDDRIGGIDFDHALFQRVCANAGVDPARFDPGDAAAAAALAQLFASVVEAKEALSADIEVRVPVVLPGITRQVLITRAEFEDLIRTRLEGTVGVFGQVVRRAGVAPSDLHAVLLVGGSSRIPLVRTLLAAELGIRVAVDAHPKYTVSLGAAIAAAPRVAGPPVPVPGPPRPPLPLRPPVPGRPEVSAPVDLVRTGLTGAPDVPVPVPVVLVPPGTAAPREVLRTRGSTGVPAKGHGRLVAVLVTVLVLGVVAAVAFFVTRPPGDAAPKSQARPVPAGPSVAASGTLELTGELVVPPDGEDVMRAVTRLPSGTLVAVGLSDGQKPRAWLRRPGAAVAAVPPPGDGQAALADVVASGSGVVAVGWTGSGRDRRPAVWLSATGEQWQLLPAGGSFVPGGGVTELTAVTAGGDGKLYAAGVDRGGDPVDGDVAIFASADGKTWDRLPATGLGGPGPQTVTRLIRTADGRFLAAGSALTGARRGPALWTSPDGVAWTADASVPPGSPSLLGLTRQADGTVLACGSVGAADQPAAGCWTRRDGAAWRPWTVTGTPSPLYLYGLVSTQDGVVLAGAARTGSTVDAGLWTAHPG from the coding sequence GTGAGCTATCCCCTCGGTATCGACGTCGGGACCACGTATACGGCGGCGGCGCTGTGGCACGACGGGCGGGCGCAGACCGTGCCGCTCGGCGACCGGGCCAACGCGGTGCCGTCGGTACTGTTCCTCCGCGAGGACGGCGCGGTGCTGGTGGGCGAGGCGGCGGCCCGGCGGGGCGTGCTCGAGCCGGACCGGATGGCGCGGGAGTTCAAGCGCCGCATGGGCGACGACGTCCCGGTGCTGGTCGGCGGCCGCCGGTTCCCGGTGCACGAACTGACCGGGCGGGTCCTGCGGACGGTCGTCGAACGCGTTTCGGAGCAGCGCGGCGGACCACCGGGACACGTGGTGCTGACCCATCCGGCCGAATGGGGTGACTACCGGAAGCGGCGGCTCGCCGAGGCGTCGCGCGCGGCCGGGCTGACCGACGTCGGGCTGCTGCCGGAGCCGGTGGCCGCGGCGACCTGGTACGCGGCCCAGGAACGCGTCGAACCCGGTGCGCTGATTGCGATCTATGACTTCGGCGGCGGCACGTTCGACGCGAGCGTCGTCCGCAAGACCGCCGACAGCGTCCAGATCCACGGCGAACCGGGCGGTGACGACCGGATCGGCGGGATCGACTTCGACCACGCGCTGTTCCAGCGGGTCTGCGCGAACGCCGGCGTGGACCCGGCGCGGTTCGACCCGGGCGACGCCGCGGCCGCCGCGGCGCTGGCGCAGCTGTTCGCTTCGGTGGTGGAGGCCAAGGAAGCCCTGTCGGCGGACATCGAGGTGCGGGTTCCGGTGGTGCTGCCGGGAATCACGCGCCAGGTGCTGATCACGCGGGCCGAGTTCGAGGACCTGATCCGGACCCGGCTGGAAGGCACGGTCGGAGTGTTCGGCCAGGTGGTGCGCCGTGCGGGCGTCGCGCCGTCCGACCTGCACGCGGTGCTGCTGGTCGGCGGGTCGAGCCGGATCCCGTTGGTGCGCACGCTGTTGGCGGCCGAACTGGGCATCAGGGTGGCGGTCGACGCGCACCCGAAGTACACCGTCAGCCTCGGTGCCGCGATCGCCGCGGCGCCGCGGGTCGCCGGCCCGCCCGTGCCGGTGCCCGGGCCGCCGCGGCCACCTCTGCCGCTTCGACCGCCGGTGCCGGGCCGTCCGGAGGTGAGCGCGCCGGTCGACCTGGTCCGCACCGGGCTGACCGGCGCCCCCGACGTGCCGGTGCCGGTGCCGGTGGTGCTGGTCCCGCCGGGCACCGCCGCCCCGCGGGAAGTGCTGCGCACCCGGGGTAGCACCGGCGTTCCGGCGAAGGGGCACGGCAGGCTGGTCGCCGTCCTGGTGACCGTCCTGGTGCTGGGGGTCGTCGCGGCCGTGGCGTTCTTCGTCACGCGGCCGCCGGGCGACGCCGCGCCGAAGTCCCAGGCTCGCCCGGTGCCGGCGGGCCCGAGTGTCGCGGCGTCGGGAACCCTGGAGCTGACCGGCGAACTGGTCGTCCCACCGGACGGCGAGGACGTCATGCGCGCGGTTACGCGGCTGCCGTCCGGGACGCTGGTGGCGGTGGGGCTGTCCGACGGCCAGAAGCCGCGGGCGTGGCTGCGCCGTCCCGGCGCCGCGGTGGCCGCGGTGCCGCCGCCGGGAGACGGGCAGGCGGCGCTGGCCGACGTCGTGGCGTCCGGCTCGGGCGTGGTCGCGGTGGGCTGGACGGGCAGCGGCCGTGACCGCCGTCCGGCGGTGTGGCTGTCGGCGACCGGCGAACAGTGGCAGCTGCTGCCCGCGGGCGGTTCGTTCGTCCCCGGCGGCGGGGTCACCGAGCTGACCGCGGTCACGGCGGGCGGCGACGGGAAGCTGTACGCCGCCGGCGTCGACCGCGGCGGCGACCCGGTCGACGGCGACGTCGCGATCTTCGCTTCCGCGGACGGGAAAACGTGGGACCGGCTGCCGGCCACCGGGCTCGGCGGGCCGGGACCGCAGACGGTCACCCGGCTGATCCGCACGGCGGACGGCCGGTTCCTCGCGGCCGGGTCGGCACTGACCGGCGCCCGCCGCGGCCCGGCGCTCTGGACGTCCCCCGACGGCGTCGCGTGGACGGCCGACGCGTCGGTCCCGCCCGGCTCGCCGTCGTTGCTCGGCCTGACCCGGCAGGCGGACGGGACGGTGCTCGCCTGCGGCTCGGTCGGCGCGGCGGACCAGCCGGCGGCCGGGTGCTGGACCCGCCGGGACGGCGCGGCCTGGCGCCCCTGGACGGTCACGGGCACCCCTTCACCGCTGTACCTCTACGGCCTGGTGTCCACTCAGGACGGCGTGGTGCTCGCCGGCGCGGCCCGCACTGGATCCACTGTGGACGCCGGACTGTGGACGGCGCACCCCGGCTGA
- a CDS encoding eCIS core domain-containing protein, whose protein sequence is MGRQRPRQRARTGAVPAPAAEPQPVGIAFGPGNGALGRLYRSAAGDAPPGFAGNLPTGGQPIPAGQRDTLEAGLGASLASVRVHTGPAAAGLAQQVNAHAFTVGTDIYFGRGHYDPGSAAGYRLLAHEVTHTLQQPAAPTSGSLSVSTPDHPAEHEAERVAGLLTAGQGADVHSGQQAGVHRFSGFEHEQLGDATYADIDLGGGVTLTWGEVVALAGDEYGSVGELQAAVATPDGKARLRHRLEHDGVRGPVPAGLPTPAGDQAGNSRYIDLAMHNIAHFAGGGTALDTWRGHHEAALAAAMQAGVDGSEPGWQTAQLTEAFGQHFLTDSFSAGHVRTPRAEIVAWYQDDFTPRVLPAFVAHVRERVTQALTDDLARQMNAPAFLAHGEFDLILRAVLAYLDDRIHAQFEPLFGLGISGAISGTLHDHDNERGLWVASDAHPVPWQAFGDSRLACSPTSRDQAELAVITAREQLVRARALGEIRARDHVRPAGDPPGVVHFAFDSAALDAGAATALDRAADHLTAHPEIVLRIVGHTCPLGTDQYNDALGARRAEAVATYLMNRGAAPHQLVSVTAGEHQLVSAEQAQYPADRRAELQYVATGEEPPDLVWAQQKLVEEFGTPPYAAIERYVPREVPGLNDPQEDWHWGTLTDVMASEVDAWIAHYVADARTQAATAPELADRTIPVPDLGLPLIPGGPPITVTPVVVHPRPAVLALLDELIAHPTGFVGKLVGIPAANRSAPPPAPAVPCVPPRP, encoded by the coding sequence ATGGGCCGACAGCGACCGCGTCAGCGGGCTCGGACCGGTGCCGTCCCGGCGCCGGCTGCGGAACCACAGCCGGTCGGGATCGCCTTCGGGCCCGGGAACGGCGCGCTCGGCCGGCTGTACCGGTCCGCCGCCGGAGACGCTCCTCCCGGGTTCGCCGGAAACCTCCCCACCGGTGGACAGCCGATCCCGGCCGGGCAGCGGGACACCCTCGAAGCCGGGCTCGGGGCCTCGCTGGCCAGTGTCCGGGTGCACACCGGGCCGGCCGCCGCGGGGCTGGCCCAGCAGGTCAATGCCCACGCCTTCACCGTCGGGACCGACATCTACTTCGGGCGCGGGCACTACGACCCCGGCTCCGCCGCCGGGTACCGGCTGCTGGCCCACGAGGTCACCCACACCCTGCAGCAACCGGCGGCTCCGACGTCCGGCTCGCTGTCGGTCAGCACTCCGGACCACCCCGCCGAACACGAGGCCGAACGGGTCGCCGGCCTGCTGACCGCCGGGCAGGGTGCGGACGTCCACAGTGGACAGCAAGCGGGTGTGCACCGCTTCTCCGGCTTCGAGCACGAACAGCTCGGCGACGCGACGTACGCCGACATCGACCTCGGCGGCGGGGTGACCCTGACGTGGGGTGAAGTCGTCGCGCTGGCCGGGGACGAGTACGGCTCCGTCGGGGAACTGCAGGCCGCCGTCGCCACACCCGACGGCAAGGCGCGGCTGCGGCACCGGCTCGAGCACGACGGCGTGCGCGGTCCCGTCCCGGCCGGGCTGCCCACGCCGGCCGGTGACCAGGCGGGCAACAGCCGGTACATCGACCTCGCCATGCACAACATCGCGCACTTCGCCGGCGGCGGCACCGCGCTCGACACCTGGCGCGGGCACCACGAAGCCGCGCTGGCGGCCGCGATGCAAGCCGGAGTCGACGGCAGCGAACCGGGCTGGCAGACCGCCCAGCTGACCGAGGCCTTCGGCCAGCACTTCCTCACCGACTCCTTCTCCGCCGGGCACGTCCGTACGCCCCGCGCCGAAATCGTCGCCTGGTACCAGGACGACTTCACGCCGCGGGTGCTCCCGGCCTTCGTCGCCCACGTCCGCGAGCGGGTCACCCAGGCCCTCACCGACGACCTCGCGCGGCAGATGAACGCGCCGGCCTTCCTGGCGCACGGGGAGTTCGACCTCATCCTGCGCGCCGTGCTGGCGTACCTCGACGACCGGATCCACGCGCAGTTCGAGCCGCTGTTCGGGCTCGGCATCTCCGGCGCGATCAGCGGCACCCTGCACGACCACGACAACGAGCGCGGGCTCTGGGTCGCCAGCGACGCGCACCCGGTGCCGTGGCAGGCGTTCGGTGACAGCAGGCTCGCCTGCAGCCCGACCAGCCGTGACCAGGCCGAACTCGCCGTGATCACCGCACGGGAACAGCTGGTGCGGGCCCGCGCGCTCGGCGAGATCCGCGCGCGGGACCATGTGCGGCCCGCCGGCGACCCGCCCGGCGTCGTGCACTTCGCCTTCGACTCGGCCGCGCTCGACGCGGGCGCGGCCACCGCCCTCGACCGCGCGGCGGACCACCTGACCGCGCACCCGGAGATCGTGCTCCGGATCGTCGGCCACACCTGCCCGCTGGGGACCGACCAGTACAACGACGCACTCGGCGCGCGGCGGGCCGAAGCCGTCGCGACGTACCTGATGAACCGCGGTGCCGCGCCACACCAGCTCGTCTCGGTGACGGCCGGGGAGCACCAGCTCGTCTCCGCCGAGCAGGCCCAGTACCCGGCCGACCGGCGGGCGGAGCTGCAGTACGTGGCCACCGGCGAAGAACCACCCGACCTCGTGTGGGCGCAGCAGAAGCTCGTGGAGGAGTTCGGCACCCCGCCGTACGCGGCGATCGAGCGGTACGTGCCACGGGAAGTGCCCGGCCTGAACGACCCGCAGGAGGACTGGCACTGGGGCACGCTCACCGACGTCATGGCGTCCGAAGTGGACGCCTGGATCGCGCACTACGTCGCCGACGCCCGCACGCAGGCCGCCACCGCACCCGAGCTCGCGGACCGGACCATCCCGGTGCCGGACCTCGGCTTACCGCTCATCCCTGGCGGGCCGCCGATCACCGTGACCCCGGTCGTCGTCCACCCCCGCCCGGCGGTGCTCGCCCTGCTCGACGAGCTGATCGCGCACCCCACCGGCTTCGTCGGCAAGCTGGTCGGGATCCCGGCCGCGAACCGTTCGGCCCCGCCGCCCGCCCCGGCGGTGCCGTGCGTCCCGCCGCGCCCCTGA
- a CDS encoding DUF4157 domain-containing protein, whose translation MTELTRQIGPAHPARQAEPDRAPQGRQLAVGNAALGRLFGGPVPGGTDFTAGGNAAASRLLGAQVRRCGPDPCSCTEDEEPELRVHRSALGTTGPQVRRCGAGPCSCAEEAEEPEYPVRRSAAGTAGPSPAFLGALDRSGAGGALPDGFRSVAEDRFGADFGAVRLHTDSAAAAASEVISARAFTIGDDVYFARGEYRPETVRGQRLLAHELTHVVQGGGPRAAGSWLSHPADPAERAAEAAAEAFLAGGTVSTMDSAQAQVHRDAPPAPDTTAAPAIITAVRADDVPGVVRLLDGHTRPELAALRGTVNAAIGTRLESWLFTGGLAAVPDPEGFGAVPQGPAPEAEHGLRLLWPALTLIERLRFYDEGWRELEQAQLDVIRAASADERAVARTDTAALAPVYAGLEPKEEFQARSLIDPTPDGRYAAAEQLLRRAPGVFHDEEDAVFDSLMDLSPTQRQQFYRAHEPAISSLMSDSRRDLLHNLAYGSEADALIARLREATEGRRDDMAAVQDVVDRAVRLFQERGTLRASLQAGSLPPADRATVEARLRELDDLDKLLRFDRGGDGTLDPAGFLGRLADARGDAGAFTADAQRLGQFASPAEARRQAFETAKQRVLMADGDVDTLRAALIGLHAPRTAAPGPGGPSAADQAEDERLRRELLADPAVTAVIDGLTPYQRMRVTDAVTADAFVETLGHLNDALQGGQWGPFFVELVRIARNPAWRARYQATAPDPFGVYAQVHGDERAIMETILADPARVPLRALLAFTGDADVLATAASELTDDQRGQLRTGYLLVTEPPIGPPTEAEAAAVTAYREFEAQLRSSQTTLHISFDDAGYQRVLWAVLGSDPTRDEMATGEGRFRAAELMYRQQQAKLGLDRGAAAGFTEADETMVAAGREFAARFEPLRAARRLSTVDFAALAALHDRFTGRASEFEQASNTVGELAGMIAATVAGVVVIAATGGAATPGVVALAAAAGAGSRVLTREMIGGDFYTAASATGARDALLGAVDAALAVVGASLAARGAQLLGVGGHALTSGAARVAGAVAEEASGAAVEAGSSLARRVAAGAVESALDGAFSGAVSEAFGTMTDEATWRRGVWSGLVRVGEAALVAGLTGLATGGLLGAAMPLAAAGAGRLWNAVVGQGIERKLADAGASALLADARRAAQAGQTAEVDRLVQQMENHLTADEAGALRQELNAELREVLGHPPGTASSGSEAQSRLLAESAAIEDGAALRTEQLEAEFDIVRRSEPQPSTADGYVDEVDLGNGHTWRRREDGTWCRFSTRSLCGTTIPGVRGMSPEELARFESAQAGVSHIRSQLAAARRLSEDYPGVAAKLEAARIPGRRTINLEALTEHEREVLGDVFPNADLETLTLRQVQDARGVPGRELNALYSAEEKALDNLSDASLPLYQRMRARTPTERARDVVLRRGQVDQISRLAPPSGALDVDHVYPLRLIVEMPGFRELELAEQRMIINDPEILLAVDSGMNRSRGDRLWTAEWPGRRNYDALALQRAADAEERAIARIRSEIARLSRR comes from the coding sequence GTGACCGAGCTGACGCGGCAGATCGGGCCGGCGCACCCCGCCCGCCAGGCCGAGCCCGACCGGGCACCGCAGGGGCGGCAGTTGGCTGTGGGGAACGCGGCGCTCGGCCGCCTCTTCGGCGGTCCGGTACCGGGCGGAACCGACTTCACGGCCGGCGGCAACGCCGCGGCTTCCCGGCTGCTCGGTGCGCAGGTCCGGCGGTGCGGACCCGACCCGTGCTCCTGCACCGAAGACGAAGAGCCGGAACTCCGGGTCCACCGATCGGCGCTCGGCACCACCGGGCCCCAGGTCCGGCGCTGCGGGGCAGGTCCGTGTTCCTGCGCCGAAGAAGCCGAAGAACCGGAGTACCCGGTCCGGAGGTCGGCCGCCGGGACGGCCGGGCCGTCGCCCGCCTTCCTCGGTGCCCTGGACCGCAGCGGGGCGGGCGGCGCCCTGCCGGACGGGTTCCGCTCGGTCGCCGAGGACCGCTTCGGGGCGGACTTCGGCGCCGTGCGGCTGCACACCGACAGCGCCGCGGCGGCCGCCTCCGAAGTCATCAGCGCCCGGGCGTTCACCATCGGCGACGACGTCTACTTCGCCCGCGGCGAGTACCGGCCGGAAACCGTGCGCGGGCAGCGGCTGCTGGCGCACGAGCTCACCCACGTCGTCCAGGGTGGCGGGCCGCGGGCGGCCGGGTCGTGGCTGAGCCACCCCGCCGACCCCGCCGAACGGGCCGCCGAGGCCGCCGCCGAGGCCTTCCTGGCCGGCGGCACGGTGTCCACAATGGACTCTGCCCAAGCGCAAGTGCACCGCGATGCGCCGCCGGCACCGGACACCACCGCGGCGCCCGCGATCATCACCGCCGTCCGCGCCGACGACGTCCCCGGCGTGGTCCGGCTGCTCGACGGGCACACCCGGCCCGAGCTGGCCGCCCTCCGCGGCACGGTCAACGCCGCCATCGGCACCCGGCTGGAGAGCTGGCTGTTCACCGGCGGCCTCGCGGCGGTCCCGGACCCCGAAGGCTTCGGAGCGGTCCCGCAGGGCCCCGCGCCCGAGGCCGAACACGGGCTCCGGCTGCTGTGGCCTGCTCTCACGCTGATCGAGCGGCTCCGGTTCTACGACGAAGGCTGGCGCGAGCTGGAACAGGCCCAGCTGGACGTGATCAGGGCGGCGAGCGCCGACGAACGGGCCGTGGCCCGCACCGACACCGCCGCGCTCGCGCCGGTCTACGCCGGCCTGGAACCGAAGGAGGAGTTCCAGGCGCGGTCGCTGATCGACCCGACGCCGGACGGCCGGTACGCCGCGGCGGAGCAGCTGCTGCGCCGGGCCCCCGGCGTGTTCCACGACGAGGAGGACGCGGTCTTCGACTCGCTGATGGACCTCTCCCCCACCCAACGTCAGCAGTTCTACCGCGCGCACGAACCGGCGATCTCCAGCCTGATGAGCGACTCCCGGCGCGACCTGCTGCACAACCTCGCGTACGGCAGCGAGGCCGACGCGCTCATCGCCCGGCTGCGCGAAGCCACCGAAGGCCGCCGGGACGACATGGCGGCCGTCCAGGACGTTGTCGACCGCGCCGTCCGGCTCTTCCAGGAACGCGGCACGCTGCGCGCGTCACTGCAGGCCGGCTCGCTGCCGCCCGCCGACCGGGCCACGGTCGAAGCCCGGCTGCGGGAACTCGACGACCTCGACAAGCTGCTGCGGTTCGACCGCGGCGGCGACGGGACGCTGGACCCGGCGGGCTTCCTCGGCCGGCTCGCCGACGCCCGGGGCGACGCGGGCGCGTTCACCGCCGACGCGCAGCGGCTCGGCCAGTTCGCGAGCCCCGCGGAGGCGCGCAGGCAGGCGTTCGAGACCGCCAAGCAACGCGTCCTCATGGCCGACGGCGACGTCGACACCCTCCGCGCCGCGTTGATCGGCTTGCACGCGCCGCGCACCGCCGCGCCCGGGCCCGGCGGCCCGTCGGCCGCCGACCAGGCCGAGGACGAGCGGCTCCGCCGGGAGCTGCTGGCCGACCCGGCGGTGACCGCGGTCATCGACGGGCTCACCCCGTACCAGCGGATGCGGGTGACCGACGCCGTCACCGCCGACGCGTTCGTCGAGACGCTGGGCCACCTCAACGACGCGTTGCAGGGCGGGCAGTGGGGTCCGTTCTTCGTCGAACTGGTGCGCATCGCGCGCAACCCCGCTTGGCGGGCCCGGTACCAGGCCACCGCGCCCGACCCCTTCGGCGTTTACGCGCAGGTCCACGGCGACGAGCGCGCGATCATGGAGACGATCCTCGCCGACCCCGCGCGCGTCCCGCTGCGCGCGCTCCTGGCGTTCACCGGCGACGCCGACGTCCTGGCGACGGCCGCGTCCGAGCTCACCGACGACCAGCGCGGGCAGCTGCGCACCGGGTACCTGCTGGTCACCGAGCCGCCGATCGGGCCGCCCACGGAGGCCGAAGCCGCCGCGGTCACCGCGTACCGCGAGTTCGAGGCCCAGCTGCGCTCGTCCCAGACGACCCTGCACATCTCCTTCGACGACGCCGGCTACCAGCGCGTCCTGTGGGCGGTGCTCGGCAGCGACCCGACCCGCGACGAGATGGCCACCGGCGAAGGCCGGTTCCGCGCCGCCGAGCTGATGTACCGGCAGCAGCAGGCCAAGCTGGGCCTGGACCGCGGCGCGGCCGCCGGCTTCACGGAAGCCGACGAGACGATGGTGGCCGCCGGACGCGAGTTCGCCGCCCGGTTCGAGCCGCTCCGGGCGGCCCGCAGGCTGTCCACTGTGGACTTCGCGGCGCTGGCCGCCCTGCACGACCGGTTCACCGGCCGGGCGTCGGAGTTCGAGCAGGCGAGCAACACCGTGGGCGAGCTGGCGGGCATGATCGCGGCGACGGTCGCCGGTGTCGTCGTGATCGCCGCGACCGGCGGTGCCGCGACACCGGGCGTCGTCGCGCTCGCCGCCGCGGCGGGCGCCGGCTCCCGCGTGCTCACCCGGGAGATGATCGGCGGCGACTTCTACACCGCCGCGTCCGCGACCGGCGCCCGGGACGCGCTGCTCGGTGCCGTCGACGCAGCGCTGGCGGTGGTCGGCGCCTCCTTGGCCGCACGCGGCGCGCAGCTGCTGGGCGTCGGCGGGCACGCGCTGACCAGCGGCGCCGCCCGCGTCGCCGGAGCCGTCGCCGAGGAGGCGAGCGGTGCGGCGGTCGAGGCCGGTTCTTCGCTGGCCAGGCGGGTCGCGGCCGGCGCCGTCGAGTCCGCTTTGGACGGTGCGTTCTCCGGCGCGGTGAGCGAAGCCTTCGGCACGATGACCGACGAGGCCACCTGGCGCCGCGGGGTCTGGTCCGGCCTGGTCCGGGTCGGCGAAGCCGCCTTGGTGGCCGGGCTGACGGGCCTGGCGACCGGCGGCCTCCTGGGCGCCGCGATGCCGCTGGCGGCCGCGGGCGCGGGCCGGCTGTGGAACGCCGTGGTCGGCCAGGGCATCGAGCGGAAGCTGGCCGACGCGGGCGCGTCGGCGCTGCTGGCGGACGCGCGCCGGGCGGCGCAGGCCGGACAGACCGCCGAGGTGGACCGGCTGGTGCAGCAAATGGAGAACCACCTCACCGCCGACGAGGCGGGAGCGCTGCGGCAGGAGCTCAACGCCGAGCTGCGGGAGGTGCTCGGGCACCCGCCCGGCACCGCGTCGTCCGGATCCGAAGCCCAGTCCCGCCTGCTGGCCGAGAGTGCGGCCATCGAGGACGGCGCGGCGTTGCGCACCGAGCAGCTCGAAGCGGAGTTCGACATCGTGCGCCGCAGCGAGCCGCAGCCGAGCACCGCCGACGGGTACGTCGACGAGGTCGACCTCGGCAACGGCCACACCTGGCGACGGCGCGAGGACGGGACCTGGTGCCGGTTCAGCACGCGAAGCCTCTGCGGGACGACGATTCCGGGCGTGCGCGGCATGTCCCCGGAGGAGCTGGCGAGGTTCGAAAGCGCACAGGCCGGGGTCAGCCACATCCGCAGCCAGCTCGCGGCGGCGCGCCGGCTCTCCGAGGACTATCCGGGCGTTGCCGCGAAACTCGAAGCGGCCCGGATTCCCGGACGGCGCACCATCAACCTCGAGGCACTCACCGAGCACGAGCGAGAGGTGCTCGGGGACGTCTTCCCGAACGCGGATCTCGAAACGTTGACACTGCGGCAGGTGCAGGACGCTCGCGGGGTGCCGGGGCGGGAGCTCAACGCACTGTACTCCGCGGAGGAGAAGGCACTCGACAACCTCTCGGACGCGAGTCTCCCGTTGTACCAGCGAATGCGCGCCCGTACCCCCACCGAGCGCGCCCGGGACGTCGTGCTGCGCCGCGGGCAGGTCGACCAGATCTCGCGGCTCGCGCCGCCGTCCGGAGCGCTCGACGTCGACCACGTGTACCCGCTCCGGCTGATCGTCGAGATGCCCGGCTTCCGCGAGCTGGAACTCGCCGAACAGCGGATGATCATCAACGACCCGGAGATCCTGCTGGCGGTCGACTCGGGCATGAACCGCTCCCGCGGCGACCGGCTGTGGACTGCCGAGTGGCCCGGCCGCCGCAACTACGACGCGCTCGCCCTGCAACGCGCCGCGGACGCCGAGGAGCGCGCCATCGCCCGTATCCGCAGCGAAATCGCCCGTCTTTCCCGGAGGTGA
- a CDS encoding GTPase, whose protein sequence is MTPGLPAQARSLLTEAAHAYRGRPAEARLGQAVRQLAGPLRVALAGRVKAGKSTLLNALVGARVAATDAGECTKIVTWYRHGPQPAATAFGPSGPPIPLEVTDDGGQWLLELAGLRAEDLDRVEVALPSPWLSRMILVDTPGMGSLTESAGRRTQDLLGETGSVDAVLYLLRHLHSSDVDFLDTFHEAASGGGTPVNAVGVLSRADELGGGDPGALGHAARVAAGYRADPRIHSLVHTVLPVAGLLAETAATLSTEDFTALAALAAAGEPTTRPLLLSTRRFTSPVRGLDVTPEARQRLLDLLGVYGVRLSLGLVRTEASTVDALRTALAEHSGLGELRRLLLTQFAERRDVLKADGALRLVEAVCREDPIPAAPRLRQAVERLRANAHELTELRLLTDLRLGAVPGPPAELAKMERLLGGDGAALATRLGLTPDAPPAAARAVLVELHTHWRRIAQNPLTDPALARAAQVLQRTCEGLDAGGPPPPRPGPVDVERTVSLRVPPRPGGPRP, encoded by the coding sequence ATGACGCCGGGGCTGCCCGCGCAGGCCCGATCGCTGCTCACCGAAGCCGCGCACGCCTACCGGGGCCGACCGGCCGAAGCCCGGCTCGGACAGGCCGTCCGGCAGCTGGCCGGGCCCCTGCGCGTGGCGCTGGCCGGGCGGGTGAAGGCCGGCAAGTCGACGCTGCTCAACGCGCTGGTCGGGGCACGGGTGGCGGCCACCGACGCGGGCGAGTGCACGAAGATCGTCACCTGGTACCGGCACGGTCCGCAGCCGGCCGCGACCGCGTTCGGCCCGTCCGGGCCGCCGATCCCGCTCGAGGTCACCGACGACGGCGGGCAATGGCTCCTGGAACTGGCCGGCCTGCGCGCCGAGGACCTCGACCGGGTGGAGGTCGCGCTGCCCTCGCCGTGGCTCAGCCGGATGATCCTGGTCGACACGCCCGGCATGGGCTCCCTGACCGAGTCGGCGGGCCGGCGCACCCAGGACCTGCTCGGCGAGACCGGCTCGGTGGACGCCGTGCTGTACCTGCTGCGGCACCTGCATTCGTCCGATGTGGACTTCCTGGACACGTTCCACGAGGCGGCGTCCGGGGGCGGCACCCCGGTCAACGCGGTGGGCGTGCTGTCCCGCGCCGACGAGCTCGGCGGCGGTGATCCCGGCGCGCTCGGTCACGCCGCGCGGGTCGCCGCCGGCTACCGCGCCGACCCCCGGATCCACAGCCTGGTGCACACGGTGCTGCCGGTCGCCGGGCTGCTCGCCGAGACGGCGGCGACACTGTCCACTGAGGACTTCACCGCCCTGGCGGCGCTCGCCGCCGCCGGCGAGCCCACGACCCGGCCGCTCCTGCTCTCGACACGGCGGTTCACTTCGCCGGTGCGCGGCCTGGACGTCACCCCCGAGGCCCGGCAGCGGCTGCTGGACCTGCTCGGGGTGTACGGCGTCCGGCTCAGCCTCGGCCTCGTCCGCACCGAAGCGTCTACTGTGGACGCATTGCGGACAGCGCTGGCGGAGCACAGCGGGCTCGGCGAGCTGCGCCGTCTCCTGCTCACCCAGTTCGCCGAGCGGCGTGACGTGCTCAAGGCCGACGGCGCGCTGAGGCTCGTCGAGGCGGTCTGCCGCGAGGACCCGATCCCGGCCGCGCCGCGGCTGCGCCAGGCCGTCGAACGGCTGCGGGCCAACGCCCACGAGCTCACCGAGCTCAGGCTGCTCACCGACCTCCGCCTGGGCGCGGTCCCCGGCCCGCCGGCGGAGCTGGCGAAGATGGAACGCCTCCTGGGCGGCGACGGCGCGGCGCTCGCCACGAGGCTGGGCCTGACCCCGGACGCCCCGCCGGCGGCGGCTCGCGCGGTGCTGGTGGAGCTGCACACACACTGGCGGCGCATCGCCCAGAACCCGCTCACCGACCCGGCGCTGGCCCGGGCCGCCCAGGTGCTGCAACGCACCTGCGAAGGCCTCGACGCCGGTGGTCCGCCGCCACCGCGTCCGGGGCCGGTGGATGTCGAACGGACCGTGTCACTGCGGGTTCCCCCGCGGCCGGGAGGGCCGCGCCCGTGA